In Saccharothrix syringae, the following are encoded in one genomic region:
- a CDS encoding AAA family ATPase, which yields MADRGLESIEVEGYTSIRSATVSLGRLNVLIGANGAGKSNFIRVFELLGRLVESDLAYFVGLNGGASALLNSEPGTRRIRIQVDTPLNGYEVQLVPAGGDELIFENEFIHHEEPAPGGIVRIGRGSRETGLHDRAVLRFRPHVRSVVDLLRGCRVYHFHDTSRNAPVKQLVPTADNLSLRSDAGNLAAVLLALAESEDRADQAAYRRIIGVIRQVAPFFRDFVLRPEKGDRLRLRWRPNDSDAVFSADQMSDGTLRFACLATLLLHPRLPALVVLDEPELGLHPYAVVQLAGLLRQASARGQVLIATQSVTLMNQFDIDDLIVVERVDGASAFTRPDRERLTEWLQEYSLGELWEKNIIGGRPGGGA from the coding sequence GTGGCCGACCGGGGACTGGAGTCGATCGAGGTCGAGGGGTACACCTCGATCCGGTCGGCGACCGTGTCGCTCGGCCGGTTGAACGTGCTGATCGGCGCGAACGGCGCGGGCAAGAGCAACTTCATCCGGGTCTTCGAGCTGCTGGGGCGACTGGTCGAGTCGGACCTGGCCTACTTCGTCGGGCTGAACGGCGGCGCTTCGGCCCTGCTGAACAGCGAGCCCGGGACGCGGCGCATCCGCATCCAGGTCGACACGCCGCTCAACGGCTACGAGGTGCAACTCGTACCGGCCGGCGGCGATGAGTTGATCTTCGAGAACGAGTTCATCCACCACGAGGAGCCCGCGCCCGGCGGCATCGTGAGGATCGGGCGCGGTAGCCGCGAGACGGGCCTTCACGACAGGGCAGTCCTCCGCTTCCGCCCGCACGTGCGATCCGTGGTCGACCTGCTCCGGGGCTGCCGGGTCTACCACTTCCACGACACCAGCCGGAACGCGCCGGTCAAGCAGTTGGTGCCCACGGCGGACAACCTGTCGTTGCGCAGCGACGCGGGCAACCTCGCCGCTGTTCTTCTCGCCCTTGCGGAGAGCGAGGACAGGGCCGACCAGGCGGCCTACCGCCGGATCATCGGCGTGATCCGCCAGGTCGCCCCCTTCTTCCGCGACTTCGTGCTGCGGCCGGAGAAGGGCGACCGGTTGCGGCTGCGCTGGCGCCCGAACGACTCGGACGCCGTCTTCTCCGCCGACCAGATGTCCGACGGCACCCTCCGGTTCGCGTGCCTCGCGACCCTCCTGCTCCACCCGAGGCTGCCCGCCCTGGTGGTCCTCGACGAGCCGGAACTCGGCCTGCACCCCTACGCGGTGGTCCAGCTCGCCGGTTTGCTCCGTCAGGCGTCGGCGCGCGGCCAGGTGCTCATCGCCACCCAGTCGGTCACCTTGATGAACCAGTTCGACATCGACGACCTGATCGTGGTGGAGCGGGTCGACGGCGCTTCGGCCTTCACGCGCCCGGACCGGGAGCGGCTGACCGAGTGGCTCCAGGAGTACTCGCTGGGCGAGCTGTGGGAGAAGAACATCATCGGTGGAAGGCCGGGCGGCGGGGCGTGA
- a CDS encoding DUF4276 family protein: MTSGYRRVHLLVEGQTEEVVVNSVIAPHLRSLGWTPTLSLVKTKRPAGGPAHKGGVTSWARVERDVGLLLNDSSVEVLTTLFDYYAFPADAPGMDDRPPGDAYRRVDHVERRLAEAVGDRRFRPHLVLHEVEAWVFAAAEELGLLLGDDLASLLRRDVAVAGGPELVNDGPATAPSKRLLAYCPTYLKTSDGPLAIQELGVGGLRARCPHLDAWLRSFEE, encoded by the coding sequence GTGACGAGCGGGTACCGGCGGGTGCACCTCCTGGTGGAGGGGCAGACCGAGGAGGTGGTGGTCAACTCGGTGATCGCGCCCCATCTGCGGTCCCTCGGGTGGACGCCCACCCTGTCGCTGGTGAAGACCAAGCGGCCCGCCGGGGGACCCGCGCATAAGGGCGGCGTCACGAGCTGGGCCCGGGTGGAGCGGGACGTCGGACTGCTGCTCAACGACTCCAGCGTCGAGGTCCTGACCACGCTGTTCGACTACTACGCCTTCCCGGCCGACGCGCCGGGCATGGACGACCGGCCGCCCGGCGACGCGTACCGGCGCGTCGACCACGTCGAGCGCCGGCTGGCGGAGGCGGTCGGCGACCGCCGGTTCCGGCCGCACCTGGTCCTGCACGAGGTGGAGGCGTGGGTCTTCGCCGCCGCCGAGGAGCTGGGGCTGCTCCTCGGCGACGACCTGGCCAGCCTGCTGCGCCGTGACGTGGCGGTCGCCGGTGGCCCGGAACTGGTCAACGACGGTCCGGCCACCGCGCCGTCCAAGCGCCTGCTCGCCTACTGCCCGACCTACCTCAAGACCTCCGACGGTCCGCTGGCCATCCAGGAGTTGGGCGTCGGCGGACTGCGTGCGCGGTGCCCGCACCTCGATGCGTGGCTCCGCTCCTTCGAAGAGTGA